The following is a genomic window from Lentimicrobium sp. L6.
AGCCATCGTAATTTATACGATGGCTTTTTTTTTGTTTATTTAAATTGTCAGTATAATAAATGGACTCAATATTTTCGTAATTTTACAAGCTTTTTAAGAAAACACGGTTATTAGAACAACATCAATGGGTATCATTGCATTTCTTCAAGATAGAAAGATTCGAAATACGGATATAAAGAATCCTCGACGCAAGGTTTTTATGCCATTGTCAGATATTCATTCAATATTGGTTTTAGCTTCTTTGTCGAATATAGACGAAAGAGAAAAATGGAAAACTCATTTCAAAAACCTATCAAAAAACAAGGTGAATATTGATTTTTTATGTTTTGTAAATTCAAAATCAGAAGACAAAGAAAATAATGTAGATCTGGATCAAGTAATATTTCCTTCCCATTTATCGTTTCTTGGAAATATTAAAATGACAGAATCAGTATCGGCAATAATAGACAAAAAGTACGATTTGCTTATCGATTTAAATTTTGATGAGCTAAATATCTTAAATTATTTAATTGTAAAAGTTAATACCTCTCTTAGAGTTGGTGGTGATTTCAATAAAAAAATGGATTCTTATCTCGATTTAAAGATCAAAACTGATGAACCCCGATTAAAACCCAAATTATTTATAGATCAAGTATTTTACTATTTAGGAAAAATTAATATAAATGGAAACAAGTAAACTAAAAGGAACTGGAGTAGCACTAATCACGCCATTCCATAAATATGGCACCATTGATTTTACATCTTTAGGCGAGTTAGTCGAGCATGTTATAAATGGAGGAGTCAATTATTTGGTGGCTTTAGGCACTACTTCTGAAGCAGCCACTTTAACAGAAGATGAAAAAATAGCCGTTGTAGAGTTTATTGTAGATAAGGCAGAAGAACGAGTACCCGTTATTGTTGGAGTGGGAGGTAATAACACAATAGCTTTAGAATCCCTATTAAAGAAATTTCCTTATCAAAATGTTGATGGAATATTATCCGTAACACCTTATTATAATAAGCCAAACCAAAAAGGTTTGTATTATCATTTTAAAACTTTAGCAAGTGCAACTGATTTGCCAATCATTTTATATAATGTTCCTAGTAGAACAAGTGTAAATATGGAAGCGGAAACTACCTTAAAGCTTGCTGAAGAGTTCTCAAATATAGTAGCTATTAAGGAGGCTAGTGGAGATTTGTTTCAGATCACTAAAATTTTAAAAGATAAACCAAAAGATTTTTTAGTTATTTCCGGTGATGATGCCCTTACATATAATATGATTGGAGCAGGAGCAAGTGGTGTAATTTCTGTGACAGCAAATGCTTATCCTACTGAATACAGTCAGATGGTAAACTCAGCATTAAAAAACAATTGGAAAGCGGCTAAGGACTTCAATTTTTCTTTACTGGAATTTATGGAAGCTATTTTTGAGGATGGAAATCCAGCTGGAATAAAGTCAGCTTTAAATACTATGGGTATAATAAAGCATCATTTAAGGTTGCCTTTGGTGAAAGTAAATGTACAAACAGCCAATAGAATCAAGCAATTCGTTGATGACTATAAAAGTCCAGTGTCCTAAACAACCAATTTCAATTAAAACTGTCTAGGAAAACAAAAGACATTAATCGAAAATAAAATATGATGAAAAATTACTTGAGTATCCTTGCATTATTTTTATCGCTAACTGTGTTTGGCCAAAATGATGCATATTATTCCTTAGATAAATATCTCCAAGAAAAAGGAGAAGCATTTGTCAAAATTAACACCAATTCCTCTAAAGATATTATCAATTTGGCACCGCTAATGTCAATTGATGAAGTTGATGGAGATGCAGTTTATGCTTATATGTATGAAAAAGGCTTTGCTGGATTTCAGGAGCTGGGTTTAAGTTTTGAAATTTTACAAAAGCCTGGCGAATTATTTATTCCAAAAATGTATGACGGTATTAACAAAGAAGCTTACGAATGGGATGCTTATCCTACTTATGAGGCCTATGTTGAAATGATGTATGAGTTTGCTACAAACTATCCTGATATTTGTGAAGTATTTAGTATTGGAACTTCAGAGGAAGGTCGTGAAATTCTTTTTGCAAAGATTTCTGATAATGTTTCTACTAGTGAACCTGAAGGGCAATTCATGTATACAGGAACTATCCATGGTGATGAAACAGCAGGGTTTGTATTGTTTTTGAGGTTAATAGATTACTTGACTTCAAATTATGGAACTGATGCAGAAGTTACTGAATTAGTGAATAACTTGGAGATATGGGTTAATCCAGCAGCCAATCCAGATGGAACTTATTATGGCGGAAATAATAGTGTATTCGGTGCAAGAAGAGCCAATGCTAATAATGTAGACTTAAATAGAAATTATCATGATCCTAATCCTGCTTATGGTGAACATCCAGATGGTAATGAATATCAGGCAGAAACTGAGGCTTTTATGGCTTTAGCTGATGAGCAGAATTTTGTTATGGCTGCAACTACACATGGAGGTGCAGAAGTATTAAACTACCCATGGGATACTTGGAATTTACATACGGCAGATGATGCGTGGTGGGTTTTTGTATGTCGTGAATATGCTGATACTTGTCATGCTTTTGCTCCTTCTAACTATATGAATCAATTTGATAATGGTATTACTCATGGTTATTCATGGTATCCAACACATGGTTCTCGTCAAGATTATATGAACTATTTCCATCATTGTAGAGAGGTGACTCTAGAGATATCTGATACTAAATTGATTCCGGAAAGTCAATTAGAAAATCATTGGGTTTATAATAAAAGATCTATGATTAATTATATGAAGCAAATGTATTATGGTGTTCAAGGTATCATTACTGATAGTATCACCGAAGAACCTCTAGTAGCAAAAGTAGAAATCCTTGATCATGATGAGTTAAATTCATTCGTGTACTCTAGAGATGGATTAGGAAATTATCACCGTTTAGTAAAAGCCGGCACCTATGATTTCAAATTTTCTGCTGAAGGATATCTTCCTAAGACATTTATTGGTGTTGAAGCTGAAGACTATGAATCTACCATATTGAATGTTCAATTGGTAAGTGCGACTTTAACGGCTGATTTTTCTGCGGATCAAGTTCTAGTAGCAGCTGGTTCAACTGTTCAGTTTTCTGAAGATTGTTGGGGAGAGCCAGATACCTATTCTTGGACTTTTGAAGGAGGAACACCTGCTACATCCACAGAAGCAAATCCTCAAGTAATCTATAATGAAGTTGGAATATTTGATGTTTCTTTAGTGATAACTAAGGGTAGTGATATACAATCTATTTCTAAGGAAGAATATATTTCTGTTAACGAAGAATATATAATTGAAGATGGTGGTGTTACTACTTGTAGTGGTTTGTTTTTGGATAATGGTGGCTTAGACGCTAATTATAGTGCTAACCTAGATTATATCTACACTATTTATGGTTCAGAAGATGCTGAAACGGCTATCCTTTCTGTTGATTTTACCAGTTTTGCAGTGGAGTATCATGCCAGTT
Proteins encoded in this region:
- the dapA gene encoding 4-hydroxy-tetrahydrodipicolinate synthase; amino-acid sequence: METSKLKGTGVALITPFHKYGTIDFTSLGELVEHVINGGVNYLVALGTTSEAATLTEDEKIAVVEFIVDKAEERVPVIVGVGGNNTIALESLLKKFPYQNVDGILSVTPYYNKPNQKGLYYHFKTLASATDLPIILYNVPSRTSVNMEAETTLKLAEEFSNIVAIKEASGDLFQITKILKDKPKDFLVISGDDALTYNMIGAGASGVISVTANAYPTEYSQMVNSALKNNWKAAKDFNFSLLEFMEAIFEDGNPAGIKSALNTMGIIKHHLRLPLVKVNVQTANRIKQFVDDYKSPVS
- a CDS encoding M14 family zinc carboxypeptidase — translated: MMKNYLSILALFLSLTVFGQNDAYYSLDKYLQEKGEAFVKINTNSSKDIINLAPLMSIDEVDGDAVYAYMYEKGFAGFQELGLSFEILQKPGELFIPKMYDGINKEAYEWDAYPTYEAYVEMMYEFATNYPDICEVFSIGTSEEGREILFAKISDNVSTSEPEGQFMYTGTIHGDETAGFVLFLRLIDYLTSNYGTDAEVTELVNNLEIWVNPAANPDGTYYGGNNSVFGARRANANNVDLNRNYHDPNPAYGEHPDGNEYQAETEAFMALADEQNFVMAATTHGGAEVLNYPWDTWNLHTADDAWWVFVCREYADTCHAFAPSNYMNQFDNGITHGYSWYPTHGSRQDYMNYFHHCREVTLEISDTKLIPESQLENHWVYNKRSMINYMKQMYYGVQGIITDSITEEPLVAKVEILDHDELNSFVYSRDGLGNYHRLVKAGTYDFKFSAEGYLPKTFIGVEAEDYESTILNVQLVSATLTADFSADQVLVAAGSTVQFSEDCWGEPDTYSWTFEGGTPATSTEANPQVIYNEVGIFDVSLVITKGSDIQSISKEEYISVNEEYIIEDGGVTTCSGLFLDNGGLDANYSANLDYIYTIYGSEDAETAILSVDFTSFAVEYHASCNYDYLEIYDGPNTTSEFIGKYCGTDNPGTVISTHPENALTFVFHSDGSQEDAGWTAAISCTIIDQISLVDAQDALKIYPNPVNNGWLHIELNQGINEINMYNLSGQEIKTWNTSGTKQNINISAIEAGVYLLTVKSNDAVYHQKVKVQ